ATGTTGAAGCATGGCGATACTCGCTTTTTAGATGATATGACTGTTGAAGAAGTAGCCGATAAGTTGGGAACGAAAATTTTTCCAGTGGTGGGTATTGAGGGGTTGATTGAAGGTTGTATCCAAAATTTAAAACAAGAATTAAATAAATGATAGAAAAATGAAAAACCCTTAAAGGTGAAATAAAATTAATCACAACGCCAAATTTTCACTGTCATATCATTACTACCACTGACGATAGTATTTCCTTGGGGACTAAATGCTACAGAATTTACCCAATTGGCGTGATCGCTAAGATTGGCAATCTTGTTGCCAGTTTTCACTTGCCATAATTTGATCGTGTGATCGGCACTAGCACTAGCTAATATCTCACCATTTGGGCTAAAAGAAATCGACCAAACATAGCTATGATGACCAGAAAAAGTAGCTAATTCTTTGCCTGTACTTAACTGCCAAAGCTTAATATTTCGATCGTAACTACCGCTAGCTAAAATCTGTCCATCTTGACTGATAGCTACTGCATTAACCCAACTTGAATGTCCGGTAAGAGTGTGTAAAAGTCTCTTTTTATTCAAATTCCATATTTTAATAGTTTTATCATAACTACCACTAGCTAATATTTCACCATCAGGACTAATCGCTGTTGAATAAACTGAGTCAGAATGACCCTTAAATATATGTTTAAATTGGCCTGTAAAATGTAAGAGTTTGATGCTGTTATCTTTACTACTACTAATTATGGTTTGGCCATCAGGAGTAATATTAACAGACCAAACTGGTGCTGAATGCGCCGCAAAATTATGTAATAACTTGCCTGTTTCTATCTGCCAGATTTTAATAGTACCATCATCACTTCCACTAACAAGAATTTTGGCATCTGGACTGAAAGCAAGGCATCTAACCCAAGCCGTATGCCCCTGGAGTTCGTATAGTAATTTTCCAGTATTTAAATCACAAATTTTAATAAACTTATCTCTACTTCCGCTAGCAAAAATTTTTCCACAAGGACTAATAACAGTACAAAAAACCCAATTGGCATGATTGAGTGTACGGACGCATTTCCAATTTTGAAATACTGTTTGCTCTGAGGGCAAAGACTGTGTTATTTTGGGAGCGATCGGATCGGGCTGAATATTGGCAGAGGAAATATCTTGAATTTTTTTAATCACCTCAGATATAGAGCGATCGCGCTGTTTAGTTGCTTTTATAATTAACTTATCTAGAATAATACTCAATTCATTACTGATTGGTTTTTGTAAAAAATTCTGCCATACCCAGTTGTCCTCAACAAAAGAATATAGATCGAAAGGGTGTTTTTGAGTTAGCAAATGAATGCAGGTGATCCCTAAACTATAGAAGTCGCTGGAATTTTCGATTTTCCCTACGGCTTGTTCGGGTGCAACATATCGAAAATCGTTAATTATTTTTCCGGTTCTAGCGATCTCAGATATTAATCTTGCTGAGTTAGATGCAGAAAAACCGACTAAAAAAAGCTGCTTATCTTGTTGAACGCGAATGATATTTTGAGGATTGATATTTTGATGAATGATTTGTTTGCCATGAATAAATTGTAGTACTGGTATTAGATCTGTTAATAACTGCCAAATTTTAGGTTCAGTAAAAATTCCCGTTGTTTGCAATTCTTCAACTAAGTTTATTCCTTCAATAAACTCTTGAACTAAATAGAGGCAATTGTCTTGTACGAAATGAGCAAGTAATTTGGGAATTTGAGGATGAGTGTTAAGTTTAACCAATTGTACGGCTTCTTGTTGAAATAGAGCGGCTGTTTTTTGAGGATCGCCACTCCATCGAGGGGGAGGAAAAATCTGCTCGATCTTACATTTTGGTTGTGATGGCTTTTTCTCATCTACTGCCAAAAAAGTTCTGCCAAAGTGGTTTTGATTAATCTGTTTAATGCAATTGTATCGGCTTTTGAGTAACAATTTTGCACCGCAACTGTGGCAAATTTCAGTATCTTGGATATTTTGAGGTTTTCTACATCTAAAATTGAAACAATATTTCATGCTGATGAAGAGGCAAAGGAAGAATTACAAGTAAATTATCTTAATTATCAAAAAACTATATCTTTGATTATAAACTTCACTCATAATAATTAAAACAGAACTACCTTCATAAATTTTGACTATGAGCTAATAATAACTTGCTTGCGTATACAAGAAGTTTTCAATTTTATGATGATAATACATATTTTTAAATAACTCTTGTCTAATATATGCAATGATATAAAATTTAATATATGTCTACAATCCAAGCACAACAGTTTACAATAATGCGTGTATCTCTTCTTGGCTATTCCAAAGCATTAAATAAGTCTTTCGGGTGCTGCTTAACCTAAACGAATTTAGCAAAATAAGTTAACCAATAAATCTAAAAAACAATGGGCAACATCAAAATCATTCGGGATTTTTTTTCCTT
This genomic interval from Leptolyngbyaceae cyanobacterium contains the following:
- a CDS encoding WD40 repeat domain-containing serine/threonine-protein kinase encodes the protein MLLKSRYNCIKQINQNHFGRTFLAVDEKKPSQPKCKIEQIFPPPRWSGDPQKTAALFQQEAVQLVKLNTHPQIPKLLAHFVQDNCLYLVQEFIEGINLVEELQTTGIFTEPKIWQLLTDLIPVLQFIHGKQIIHQNINPQNIIRVQQDKQLFLVGFSASNSARLISEIARTGKIINDFRYVAPEQAVGKIENSSDFYSLGITCIHLLTQKHPFDLYSFVEDNWVWQNFLQKPISNELSIILDKLIIKATKQRDRSISEVIKKIQDISSANIQPDPIAPKITQSLPSEQTVFQNWKCVRTLNHANWVFCTVISPCGKIFASGSRDKFIKICDLNTGKLLYELQGHTAWVRCLAFSPDAKILVSGSDDGTIKIWQIETGKLLHNFAAHSAPVWSVNITPDGQTIISSSKDNSIKLLHFTGQFKHIFKGHSDSVYSTAISPDGEILASGSYDKTIKIWNLNKKRLLHTLTGHSSWVNAVAISQDGQILASGSYDRNIKLWQLSTGKELATFSGHHSYVWSISFSPNGEILASASADHTIKLWQVKTGNKIANLSDHANWVNSVAFSPQGNTIVSGSNDMTVKIWRCD